One window from the genome of Rariglobus hedericola encodes:
- the nadB gene encoding L-aspartate oxidase has protein sequence MSAGPSFDVLVIGSGIAGLSFALKVARLGHSVAILTKKNQAESNTNYAQGGIAVVTGQTDDFGKHVSDTLIAGDGLCDEKVVHEIITDGPARVQELVDLGLKFSRDQAGGYDLGREGGHTERRVLHVKDMTGKAIEAALIKALSREPRIAMFEHMFAIDVITRRKVAGPRSRGSDRVLGVYALDVRDGRVVTFQAPVVMLSTGGAGQAYLYTTNPDIATGDGIAMAYRAGVEVRNMEFIQFHPTALYSITGKRFLISEAVRGEGAILRNAAGDGFMKDYHPMADLAPRDIVARAIDAEMKKSGAPHVWLDITHRNEAFLRTRFPQIYQTCKNLGINIAKDMIPVVPAAHYTCGGVATNLSAETALPGLYACGEVACTGLHGANRLASNSLLEAVVMAHRGSISVDAYLKKARRLPAMKIPKWVDLGGGDIDERVVVAHNWDELRRTMWDYVSIMRTTRRLERARTRIATLTREIQDYYWNFSVDSRLLELRNLTQVAELIVACALQRKESRGLHEIADYPKTKKVARDSRIRKT, from the coding sequence GTGAGCGCGGGCCCTTCTTTCGACGTCCTCGTCATCGGCAGCGGCATCGCCGGCCTGAGCTTCGCGCTCAAGGTCGCGCGCCTCGGCCACTCGGTCGCGATTCTCACCAAGAAGAACCAGGCCGAATCCAACACCAACTACGCGCAAGGCGGCATCGCGGTGGTCACCGGGCAGACCGACGATTTTGGAAAACACGTGAGCGACACACTCATCGCCGGCGACGGCCTGTGTGATGAAAAAGTCGTGCACGAAATCATCACCGATGGTCCGGCGCGCGTGCAGGAGCTGGTCGATCTCGGCTTGAAGTTTTCGCGCGATCAAGCCGGCGGTTACGACCTCGGCCGCGAAGGCGGACACACCGAGCGCCGCGTGCTTCACGTGAAGGACATGACGGGCAAGGCCATCGAAGCCGCGCTCATCAAAGCCCTCTCGCGCGAGCCGCGCATCGCGATGTTTGAACACATGTTCGCGATTGACGTGATCACGCGCCGCAAGGTCGCCGGACCGCGTTCGCGCGGGTCTGATCGCGTGCTCGGCGTCTATGCGCTCGATGTGCGCGACGGCCGCGTGGTCACGTTCCAGGCACCCGTTGTGATGTTGTCCACGGGCGGGGCGGGGCAGGCGTATCTCTATACGACGAATCCCGACATCGCCACCGGTGACGGCATAGCGATGGCGTATCGCGCCGGCGTCGAAGTGCGCAACATGGAGTTCATCCAGTTCCATCCGACCGCGCTCTACTCGATCACCGGAAAACGTTTTCTGATCAGCGAAGCTGTGCGTGGCGAAGGCGCCATTTTGCGCAATGCCGCCGGCGACGGGTTCATGAAGGATTACCACCCGATGGCCGACCTCGCACCACGCGACATCGTGGCCCGCGCCATCGACGCCGAGATGAAAAAGAGCGGCGCGCCCCACGTGTGGCTCGACATCACTCACCGCAACGAAGCCTTCCTGCGCACGCGGTTCCCGCAGATTTACCAGACCTGCAAAAACCTCGGGATCAACATCGCCAAGGACATGATTCCCGTGGTGCCCGCCGCGCACTACACCTGCGGCGGCGTTGCCACCAACCTCTCCGCCGAGACCGCGCTGCCGGGTCTTTATGCCTGCGGCGAAGTCGCCTGCACCGGCTTGCATGGCGCGAACCGCCTCGCCTCCAACTCACTCCTTGAGGCCGTCGTCATGGCGCATCGCGGATCGATCTCGGTCGATGCTTATCTGAAAAAAGCCCGCCGTCTTCCCGCGATGAAAATCCCCAAGTGGGTTGATCTCGGCGGTGGCGACATCGATGAACGCGTGGTCGTCGCACACAACTGGGATGAGTTGCGCCGCACGATGTGGGACTACGTGAGCATCATGCGCACGACGCGCCGCCTCGAGCGCGCCCGCACGCGCATCGCGACACTCACGCGCGAGATTCAGGACTACTATTGGAATTTCTCGGTGGATTCCCGGCTGCTCGAATTGCGCAACCTCACGCAGGTCGCCGAGCTGATCGTGGCCTGCGCCTTGCAGCGCAAAGAAAGCCGCGGACTCCACGAAATCGCGGACTACCCGAAGACCAAAAAAGTCGCCCGCGACTCCCGCATCCGGAAGACCTGA
- the panC gene encoding pantoate--beta-alanine ligase yields the protein MQIIKSVSEMQSLVGQLRVQGQRIGLVPTMGALHEGHLSLVKIASDIADVVVVSIFVNPTQFGPSEDYTKYPRPLEADTAACEAAGVDYVFAPEVEEMYPKGYSTFVLEEHIAKPLEGASRPSHFRGVTTVVAKLFNIVRPHFAVFGQKDAQQVAVINKMAIDLNFDVEIVVAPTLREADGLAMSSRNRYLTNTQRVEALVISRALRKASDMVAAGERRVDRLIAEATHLIGQQRRVRIIYVSVVDLVSMVAIKGEIVPGKDVMTIAVWVDEVRLIDNQIL from the coding sequence ATGCAAATTATCAAGTCGGTCTCCGAGATGCAGTCGCTGGTCGGGCAACTGCGCGTCCAAGGTCAGCGCATCGGCCTCGTGCCCACCATGGGCGCGTTGCACGAGGGGCATCTGAGCCTCGTTAAAATCGCGTCGGATATCGCGGATGTCGTGGTCGTTTCGATTTTTGTGAATCCCACCCAGTTCGGGCCGAGCGAGGATTACACGAAATACCCTCGCCCGCTTGAGGCCGACACCGCCGCATGCGAAGCGGCGGGCGTGGACTACGTGTTCGCGCCGGAAGTGGAGGAGATGTATCCGAAGGGTTACTCGACGTTTGTATTGGAAGAGCACATCGCAAAACCGCTCGAAGGGGCCTCGCGCCCGTCGCATTTCCGCGGAGTCACCACGGTGGTCGCGAAACTTTTCAATATCGTGCGCCCGCATTTCGCGGTGTTCGGCCAGAAGGACGCGCAGCAGGTCGCCGTGATCAACAAGATGGCCATCGATCTTAATTTCGACGTCGAGATCGTGGTCGCGCCGACGTTGCGCGAAGCCGACGGACTCGCGATGAGCTCGCGCAATCGCTACCTCACCAACACCCAACGCGTCGAGGCGTTGGTGATCAGCCGCGCGCTCCGCAAGGCCTCCGACATGGTGGCCGCCGGCGAGCGCCGCGTGGACCGCCTGATCGCCGAGGCGACGCATCTCATCGGCCAGCAACGCCGCGTGCGCATCATTTATGTGTCGGTGGTGGACCTCGTCTCCATGGTGGCCATCAAAGGCGAAATCGTTCCCGGCAAGGACGTCATGACGATTGCCGTGTGGGTCGATGAGGTGCGTCTGATCGACAACCAAATCCTGTGA
- a CDS encoding LL-diaminopimelate aminotransferase, protein MIRINENYLKLKASYLFSDIAKRVTAYTTANPDKPIIRLGIGDVTEPLAPSVLKAFHAGVDEMAARATFKGYGPEQGYAFLREAIATHDYIARGCPISADEIFVSDGSKCDCGNIQEIFATEGLKLAIPDPVYPVYVDTNVMAGRTGPNLEGRYSGVTYLDSTPLNGYVPAIPTGASDLIYLCFPNNPTGAVATRAQLEAWVAYAKANKAIILFDSAYEAYIRDPQIPHSIYEIPGADEVAIEFRSFSKTAGFTGTRCAYTVVPKKLVAYDLLGNSHPVHALWNRRHTTKFNGVSYPVQKAAAAIYTEEGKAEVKAMTDFYLENAALIRKAVVDLGFTCIGGDNAPYIWVNTGTDSWQFFDKLLNEAQVVCTPGAGFGKCGEGHVRISAFNSRANVETALARIAKALGK, encoded by the coding sequence ATGATCCGCATCAACGAAAATTACCTCAAGCTGAAGGCTTCCTACCTGTTTTCCGACATCGCCAAGCGCGTGACGGCCTACACCACCGCCAATCCCGACAAGCCGATCATCCGCCTCGGCATCGGCGACGTCACCGAGCCCCTCGCTCCGTCCGTCCTGAAGGCCTTCCACGCCGGCGTCGATGAGATGGCCGCCCGCGCCACCTTCAAGGGCTACGGCCCCGAGCAGGGTTACGCGTTTCTCCGCGAAGCGATTGCGACCCACGACTACATTGCCCGTGGCTGCCCGATCTCGGCCGACGAAATCTTCGTCTCCGACGGCTCGAAGTGCGACTGCGGTAACATCCAGGAAATCTTCGCCACCGAGGGCCTGAAGCTCGCGATCCCCGATCCCGTGTATCCGGTTTACGTCGACACCAACGTCATGGCGGGCCGCACCGGCCCCAACCTCGAGGGCCGCTACTCGGGCGTCACCTACCTCGATTCTACACCTCTCAACGGCTACGTCCCCGCGATCCCCACGGGCGCGAGCGACCTCATCTACCTCTGCTTCCCCAACAACCCGACCGGCGCCGTCGCCACACGCGCGCAGCTCGAAGCCTGGGTCGCCTACGCCAAGGCCAACAAGGCCATCATCCTCTTCGACAGCGCCTACGAGGCCTACATCCGCGATCCGCAGATCCCCCACTCCATCTACGAAATTCCCGGTGCCGACGAAGTCGCCATCGAGTTCCGCAGCTTCTCCAAAACCGCGGGCTTCACCGGCACGCGCTGCGCCTACACCGTCGTTCCCAAGAAGCTCGTCGCCTACGACCTTCTGGGCAACTCCCACCCCGTCCACGCGCTCTGGAACCGTCGCCACACGACCAAGTTCAACGGCGTTTCCTACCCCGTGCAGAAGGCCGCCGCCGCGATCTACACCGAGGAAGGCAAAGCCGAGGTGAAGGCGATGACCGACTTCTATCTCGAAAACGCCGCGCTCATCCGCAAAGCCGTGGTCGATCTCGGCTTCACCTGCATCGGCGGCGACAACGCCCCCTACATCTGGGTCAATACCGGCACCGATTCGTGGCAGTTCTTCGACAAGCTTCTCAACGAAGCCCAGGTCGTCTGCACCCCCGGCGCCGGCTTCGGCAAATGCGGCGAAGGCCACGTGCGCATCAGCGCCTTCAACAGCCGCGCCAACGTCGAGACCGCCCTCGCCCGCATCGCGAAGGCCCTCGGCAAGTAA